From Arachis hypogaea cultivar Tifrunner chromosome 3, arahy.Tifrunner.gnm2.J5K5, whole genome shotgun sequence:
ATCGTTTTGATCTCTCACTTCCATTCACTCACAAGGAACAATAACACACAAGACGAAGAGTCTCCCTCTCCTCCTTTTTCCACGTCGCTATGGAGATGAAGAAGTCTTCATCCTTGTCGCTGATTGAAACATCCGGTACGACGTCCCTATTTCTCTTACAAGACTCTCCCTCTCATTTTCCTTTTGACGTCGCTGAGGAGAAGACGAAGAATCCTTCATCATAGTCGCCGATTGAAGTATCCAGCGCAGCGTGTTTGCGAGTTCAACGTTGAGGAGTGACTTTGCAATGATTGAAGATGTGATTGACGGTCATTTTTGTCGTTGTTTAAGGTTTTATTTTGTTCTGGTTACTAAACTTGTTTTTAGGGTTGTGCCGttgagaaaatttattttttgttagtgtTTTTTGTTGGAATTGGAAATCAATTGTGGGGTTAGGATTTTGCTCTTTGTTGATTCATGAAAATTGATCAAGAGTTCTGGTTTTCTGAATATTAAAGGAGCACTAGTTATCAATTTTCCTTATCATTATTTATGTTTAGtgtttattttattgtttgaTTTTGGGGATTGCATTTTCTTTGTGGAATTCAATTTTGTGGAAGgaaagtttttttatttatttttcctgttgCTGAACTTTTTTTTAGGATTGTGCCATTGTTAAATTCTGTTTCTTGTTGGtgttttttggctgaaattgacaatcgtttaggggttagggtttcattCTAGTTGCTTAAACATTTTCAATAGCTAACAGTTGACTAGTTCCACCACTGCGACTTCCATCTTCGCGAGCCATCATGCCGGCGACCTCAAATTTTGCCATTTGAATCGCTGCAACTACACTGTATAGGAAGGGGATATATATGCAACATTTTGGGATTAGAGTTTGTtatttagggactaatttgatcaaattttataaaaatattgtgCTGATTGCTAATGAGGATGTAGAGAGATGTACTGACAGATAATTTCATGTGCCACGTCACTTTTCGTTAACGTAAAAAGTGACAGAAAAATTAACGTGACTAAATTAAAATCTTTTGAGAATGAAtttgactaaaaaaatatttcagagaccaaattaaaaattgcgtaatttttcaaaaatcaatttaactatttactctaggtaaatagttatttttttaattcgcaaaactattatttattattttttttgttgttgttcagTATATTTTTTTTCTGATATACGATATTCAGCAAATCATTTGAGCCTCTATAACCAGCAAGTTAGTTAAGTCATTTGAATTGATCCAAATTAGGCTAAAGAGAAAGAGGCCATAATCTAAAGTGGTTTTTCTATATtcagtttttaaaaataaaataatccaaTATGTTGGGTTTCGGTCTGCAACCCTAAGACAGGTTCTTAATCAACCCCCCCCCCCCACCCTcttctcataaaaaaaaaaaaacctacacacactgttaattatttttacttacttttcttttaattttgtatttctcaatattttataatACTAGTTTACTTTGCTCATTATTATcgtttttatccttcttttaaaTTAGAACAGAACAGTATTTGACAATGTACGGATGCATAGTATAAGTACAAGATAATGTATTTGACAGTATATGGATACCTAGTATAAGTACAAGATGCAGCCTAACAAACTTAGAATTTGTTGTCTCCCGAAAAAGAGAGGGAAAAAAACTAACTTGTCTTTTGGGTTAAGTTATTTTAAATTGATAGAACTACTAGACTTATAATAAATGTGTGGAATTGTTCGTGTAGCTTGGGCTTGGAGGAAGAATTGGTGGTCTAATTAAGGTGCAAAGCATATCAATTTTTCAGAGTATTAAGATAAGActgatatttttaaatattttttagattacTTTGTGTAcattttgtatataatatatgCACTTTTAATTTTTGGTATTAAATATGATCGATAAAAAATCTGAAAacataaaatactttttttatataCTGAAGAATTATGAATTATTTGATAATGTACTAACGAATTATACAAATACAATTTCTCTCTATTTACTAtaacattttataatattttgaaaagtaGTAGTGAATTGCGTTCTTTATACGTAGTACGTACACAATTTTACAAATAATACTTAAATCTAATTAGAGAGAAATAATGGGTACATATATAGCATGCATTAGAGCAAAAATATACGCCTAACTTTTCTTTGGGGTTACGTTATTTGATAGAATTAGACTAGTACAAAATGTGTGGCATTATTGTACACGTTACACGTAGCTAGGAGGGAGAATGGTGTGGAATTTTTCGTCAAACATAAAATCTAAATGGAGTTTGGAGTATTTGACGGGGCCAAAACCTTCTTTGTCATTGTAGGGTATTCCTGCCTTCTCAACATTATGTATCATCTTaatttgtgtgtatatatatgggGTCTAACTAAGGAGCTAAGGGTATCAATTCAGAGTACTAAAACTGAGATTTGCTTTATACTAACAACGCCATGATTGCCATATTGCTGCTTCTTGGAATATTATCATTCACTCAACTAGAACTTACAGGTACATAGTACGGTTTATCTCTTTTACTTTAGTTATTTAACACAAGCTAGAGTTTAATATGTTTATTAGACTTTTTCCTTTCAATGTTTTTTAATTAAACTATGGTAGGTGAGAAACCAACACTTAACAAGACACTTGCTAATTAGAAGTTAGAAcagtaaaattaattatttttgatacTTTTTATACATTTAATACTTTAAAagtttattgaaaatataaaacttaatttttcaataaaaaattatctctTTTGCTTTCTCGTTAACACATTTATAGTGGTTTTTATTAagacttaaaacatatttttatataaaattgataattaaaaattattaaacaataatttagacaaatttattaaattattttattatttttaaatattaattttatataaaaatatttgcaCGTAAATTTCACCTCAGAGTTAATTTTTATACTCTTATATGTATATGCATACAGGTGCTGAGGTAGGAGTGTGTTATGGAAGAAATGGAGACAACTTACCAAAAAGTCAGCAACGAGTGATAGACTTATACAAATCAAATGGAATCACAAGAATGCGCATATATGATCCAGACCAAGCAACACTCCAAGCCCTCAAAGGTTCAAACATAGAATTAATCCTTGATGTTCCAAAAGCCCAACTCCAATCCCTTACCGACGCCACAACCGCCGCTAATTGGGTCAACACAAATATCAAAGCCTATTCGCCAGATGTCAAATTTAAGTACATTGCCGTTGGTAACGAAGTCGAACCCAACGATGGTTATTCCAATTATGTTTTACAAGCAATGCAGAATATTCAAAACGCAATTAATTCGGCTAATTTACAAATTAAAGTCTCAACGGCAATTAAAACAGATTTAGTAGCTAGTCCTGCTTATCCACCAGATAGCGGCGTTTTCAGTGACGCCGCGATTAATTACATAAGGCCTATTATAAAGTTCCTAGTGAGTAACGGATCACCACTTCTTGCAAATGTGTACCCTTATTTTGCCTATAAAGATAACCCAAGTATTGGCTTAGACTATTCTTTGTTTACTAAACAAGATAAGAATGATGCTGGGTACACTAATTTGTTTGATGCCATATTGGATGCTCTTTATGCCGCTCTTGAGAAAGAAGGCGCCAACAATGTTAATGTTGTTGTGTCGGAAAGTGGCTGGCCTTCTGCCGGGAACGTTGGGGCAACGGTTGAGAATGCTGGaacttattataaaaatttgattagtCATGTTAAAGGTGGCACTGTTAAGAGGCCCAATGGGCCCATTGAGACTTATCTGTTTGCTATGTTTGATGAAGA
This genomic window contains:
- the LOC112789254 gene encoding glucan endo-1,3-beta-glucosidase, which codes for MIAILLLLGILSFTQLELTGAEVGVCYGRNGDNLPKSQQRVIDLYKSNGITRMRIYDPDQATLQALKGSNIELILDVPKAQLQSLTDATTAANWVNTNIKAYSPDVKFKYIAVGNEVEPNDGYSNYVLQAMQNIQNAINSANLQIKVSTAIKTDLVASPAYPPDSGVFSDAAINYIRPIIKFLVSNGSPLLANVYPYFAYKDNPSIGLDYSLFTKQDKNDAGYTNLFDAILDALYAALEKEGANNVNVVVSESGWPSAGNVGATVENAGTYYKNLISHVKGGTVKRPNGPIETYLFAMFDEDLKMGDESEKHFGVFNPDRSPKYQLSFN